One genomic window of Ostrinia nubilalis chromosome W, ilOstNubi1.1, whole genome shotgun sequence includes the following:
- the LOC135086350 gene encoding putative nuclease HARBI1 codes for MQAKYIKFPQTSEERREIMIRFSNKFQMPGVLGCIDCTHVAIVSPEENEERYYCRKQYHSLNVQLISNADMQIMSVDASFGGATHDSFIWANHPIKDHMEVISRNEAIWLLGDSGYPLRRYLMTPITDTSPDTPEAHYTYLHVRTRNVVERTIGLLKARFRCLLVHRVLHYSPPVAAFIVNACVILHNICNSRNIPVQVLTNEEALLEISRQADNDTHQQPPRSATSSNNRELNEGLSIRRALVSRLWSSRSHAPIN; via the exons ATGCAAGCGAAATATATTAAGTTTCCTCAAACTTCTGAGGAAAGGCGTGAAATCATGATACG attctCCAATAAGTTTCAAATGCCAGGAGTTTTGGGATGCATTGATTGCACTCATGTGGCAATTGTTTCCCCCGAGGAAAATGAGGAGAGATATTACTGCAGGAAACAGTATCACTCACTAAATGTCCAGTTG ATTAGTAATGCAGATATGCAAATCATGAGTGTGGATGCTAGTTTTGGTGGAGCTACTCATGATTCTTTTATATGGGCAAACCATCCCATAAAGGATCACATGGAGGTTATTAGCAGAAATGAAGCTATATGGTTACTTG gTGATTCTGGGTACCCACTGAGAAGGTACTTGATGACACCAATTACTGATACTAGTCCGGACACTCCAGAAGCTCATTACACCTATCTGCATGTCCGGACAAGAAATGTGGTTGAGAGGACCATTGGTCTCCTAAAGGCTAGATTCAGGTGTTTACTTGTACACAGAGTATTACATTATTCTCCCCCTGTGGCAGCGTTTATTGTAAATGCTTGTGTAATATTACACAATATTTGCAATAGTAGGAATATCCCTGTACAAGTACTAACCAATGAAGAGGCTTTATTAGAGATATCTCGGCAAGCTGACAATGACACTCACCAACAACCACCACGTTCTGCCACCTCCAGCAATAACAGGGAGCTCAATGAAGGGCTAAGTATCAGGAGAGCCCTCGTCTCCCGTCTGTGGTCCTCTCGATCCCATGCTCctataaattaa